One genomic segment of Flagellimonas marinaquae includes these proteins:
- a CDS encoding YybH family protein, with protein MKLIQIIVLACFSNAYIFTGIGQESGMPVNFKGKQRSIYETEMAFQQMIRESGVQTAFLSYADDQAVLNRNGVLVEGKEAIAKFYGTSLYEEAKVKWVPKQIVMAKSGDLAYSYGAYIWWLPDSSGKLIEYPGIYMTIWKLQPNGNWKYVWD; from the coding sequence ATGAAGTTGATTCAAATAATTGTCTTAGCATGCTTCTCCAATGCATATATCTTTACCGGAATTGGTCAGGAAAGTGGGATGCCAGTAAATTTCAAAGGGAAGCAAAGGTCTATTTATGAAACTGAAATGGCCTTTCAACAAATGATACGGGAGTCAGGTGTCCAGACAGCTTTTTTATCTTATGCAGATGATCAGGCAGTATTGAATAGAAATGGGGTACTTGTGGAAGGAAAGGAAGCCATAGCAAAATTTTATGGCACCTCACTTTATGAAGAAGCAAAAGTGAAATGGGTTCCCAAGCAAATAGTAATGGCTAAATCTGGTGATTTGGCATATAGTTATGGTGCCTATATCTGGTGGCTTCCCGATTCTTCGGGAAAATTGATCGAGTATCCTGGGATTTATATGACCATTTGGAAACTTCAACCAAATGGAAATTGGAAATATGTTTGGGATTGA
- a CDS encoding DUF3526 domain-containing protein, which translates to MLRLNILTEFRTIKRNYWLSFITVLLLSLCLYAGWNGQNRVVQRQNSIAAAINQMKASDALMMAHLDSLSAGHEINLASWQYPSLPTAAGDLNPRVTPFNPSHLSFVATGQSDMFNHYVKPTLTDDNFSIAFTELASPVSLLLGNFDLSFVLVYLLPLVIISFSYNILSSEKEQGSFKLIATSPLSLRLWLLQKVLVRFAIIVILLLTSLFIMFILFKVSINKLVLIFMLQVCLYLAFWFVLAYLLNLRGASSSTNAIVLLGCWVIVVLAIPSLVGQSANVLYPTPSRTMLINEMRSLQATVDKEQDKILDDYLRSHPELVTREADESTAYGWWQRYFASKNLMLEKMGPLLTEYDQSLKKQQEWVHKLSFLSPSILLQNNLNHISNTSTAHYNSYRESVLHFTDQWRDFFLPLVFQEEAFTKEMVAKLPKFHFDSSKVQSPILLNSTIMVTIITSLLLLSFTIGIKTE; encoded by the coding sequence ATGTTACGGCTTAATATACTTACAGAATTTCGCACCATTAAAAGAAATTATTGGCTTTCATTTATCACGGTTTTATTGTTGTCATTGTGTTTGTATGCAGGCTGGAATGGTCAAAATAGAGTTGTTCAAAGACAAAACAGTATTGCGGCGGCCATCAACCAAATGAAAGCTTCCGATGCGTTGATGATGGCACATTTAGACTCTCTTTCTGCCGGACATGAAATAAACTTGGCCAGTTGGCAATATCCAAGCCTTCCAACGGCCGCTGGTGATTTGAACCCACGGGTCACTCCATTTAACCCGAGTCATTTAAGTTTTGTTGCTACGGGTCAGAGCGATATGTTCAACCATTATGTCAAACCTACATTAACTGATGATAATTTTAGTATTGCCTTTACAGAGTTAGCAAGTCCTGTGAGTTTACTTTTGGGAAATTTTGACCTCTCATTTGTTTTGGTTTATTTGTTGCCCTTGGTAATAATTAGTTTTAGCTACAATATCCTTAGTAGTGAGAAAGAACAAGGTTCGTTCAAGCTTATTGCTACCAGCCCACTGAGTCTTCGTTTATGGTTGCTTCAAAAAGTATTGGTCAGGTTTGCCATCATCGTAATTCTATTATTGACAAGCCTATTCATTATGTTTATACTATTTAAAGTGTCCATCAATAAACTTGTTTTAATTTTTATGTTGCAAGTGTGCTTGTATTTGGCCTTTTGGTTTGTATTGGCTTATTTACTTAATCTCAGAGGCGCTTCAAGCTCTACTAACGCTATTGTTTTATTGGGCTGCTGGGTGATTGTTGTATTGGCCATACCATCACTTGTCGGTCAATCGGCCAATGTATTGTATCCTACGCCATCAAGAACTATGCTTATCAATGAGATGCGTAGCCTACAAGCCACAGTAGATAAAGAACAAGATAAGATTTTAGATGATTACTTAAGAAGTCACCCAGAACTGGTAACCCGTGAAGCTGATGAAAGTACGGCTTATGGATGGTGGCAAAGATATTTTGCTTCAAAAAATTTAATGTTAGAAAAGATGGGGCCTCTCCTAACCGAGTACGACCAATCACTCAAAAAGCAACAGGAATGGGTACATAAACTTAGCTTTTTATCCCCATCCATATTGTTGCAAAACAATTTGAATCACATCTCCAATACTTCCACGGCCCATTATAATTCATATCGGGAAAGTGTTTTACATTTCACTGACCAATGGAGGGATTTTTTTCTTCCTTTGGTTTTCCAGGAAGAGGCTTTTACCAAGGAAATGGTAGCGAAATTACCTAAATTTCATTTTGATAGTTCAAAAGTTCAATCTCCAATTTTATTGAATTCAACAATAATGGTAACAATAATAACAAGTCTATTACTTCTAAGTTTTACCATTGGAATCAAGACTGAATAA
- a CDS encoding ABC transporter permease translates to MILILVKKEIKQLLRTGQYRVAGFIVLILTIMAFLVSTGYYKTVQEQHNIAKSNERHVWEHQADKNPHSAAHYGTYAFKPKYPLSLIDQGVDKYVGISIFLEAHKRNEAQYAAATDKTGLARFGELTPDFILLFIMPLLLILLGHDIFTKEKERGTLRLIKSQGINPRLLVIGKWLGVFTPIASLTLVVFTIAGILLGSLSDFGSFSILHLLCMLLIYLIYYAVFTSISLIASSLSKNSGISLVSLLVFWILSSLAIPKAATNLAELKYPYPTKQSFDEAIVLDKSKGLDGHNPWSEAAKILEQETLRKYNVKSLEELPFNYDGFRMQKGEEHEAQIYYRHYNELKKVYGTHNEVYNSFTFFSPFLPTRFLSMSLARTDYNSHWDFSDAAEKYRMLLQDKLNSNFAANSKYGDWAYKADRSLWKEMPEFVYSPPALSEILYQNKMSMVALFTWLMVSFCALFFFTKPI, encoded by the coding sequence ATGATTTTAATACTTGTAAAAAAAGAAATAAAGCAACTCCTTAGAACCGGGCAGTATAGGGTAGCTGGCTTTATTGTGCTCATTTTAACAATAATGGCCTTCTTGGTCAGTACTGGTTATTACAAAACCGTTCAGGAACAGCACAATATCGCGAAAAGTAACGAACGTCATGTTTGGGAGCATCAAGCCGATAAAAACCCTCACAGTGCAGCTCATTACGGAACCTATGCATTTAAACCCAAGTATCCCCTTTCGTTGATAGATCAAGGCGTTGACAAGTATGTAGGAATCTCCATTTTTTTGGAGGCCCACAAAAGAAATGAGGCCCAATATGCTGCGGCGACGGATAAAACCGGGTTAGCCAGGTTTGGTGAACTAACACCGGATTTTATACTGCTTTTCATTATGCCATTACTGCTCATACTTCTAGGGCATGATATTTTTACAAAAGAAAAAGAACGCGGTACATTAAGGCTTATTAAAAGTCAAGGAATTAACCCTCGTTTACTTGTCATAGGAAAATGGCTCGGTGTTTTTACCCCTATTGCTTCACTTACATTGGTGGTCTTTACGATTGCTGGAATTTTACTTGGCTCACTTAGTGATTTTGGTAGCTTTAGCATATTGCACCTATTGTGTATGCTACTCATATATTTAATCTACTACGCTGTTTTCACGAGTATTTCCCTTATCGCTTCCTCGCTCTCCAAAAACTCGGGGATTTCATTGGTAAGCCTTTTAGTTTTTTGGATTTTGAGCAGTTTGGCCATCCCAAAGGCAGCCACTAACTTGGCAGAGTTAAAGTATCCTTATCCAACCAAACAATCTTTTGACGAAGCAATCGTACTGGATAAATCAAAAGGTCTGGATGGTCATAACCCTTGGAGTGAAGCTGCTAAAATATTAGAACAAGAAACTTTACGGAAATACAATGTAAAAAGTCTTGAAGAATTACCTTTTAATTATGATGGATTTCGGATGCAGAAGGGAGAGGAACATGAAGCTCAAATCTACTATAGGCATTATAACGAATTAAAGAAAGTATACGGCACACATAATGAGGTTTACAACTCGTTCACCTTTTTTTCCCCTTTTCTCCCGACTCGTTTTTTGTCCATGTCATTGGCCCGGACCGATTACAACTCACACTGGGATTTTTCGGATGCGGCCGAGAAGTATAGAATGCTGCTACAAGACAAGCTAAACAGTAATTTTGCAGCGAATTCCAAATATGGTGATTGGGCATACAAGGCCGACCGATCGTTATGGAAGGAAATGCCGGAGTTTGTGTATAGTCCTCCTGCTTTATCCGAAATTTTATATCAAAATAAAATGAGTATGGTTGCCCTATTTACTTGGTTAATGGTCTCTTTTTGTGCACTTTTCTTTTTCACTAAACCTATTTGA
- a CDS encoding helix-turn-helix domain-containing protein, translated as MDLLLILSFLSGIAIPGGLLLAIYFYYVRKENKLKQTLLALLFVSLAVRCSKSFFCFSLNLPELGMAISYLGLACIGPLTWLYVKNAQKMDLNSLHVREYLHFLPAVFGFMAITVLGKDFAVELYMYTTYLMSIYLLVSWALLLKGGQGMENVLVRWNMVLLTTVTLFCSIYLFQYYTNELLNYTIASGLSSLLFYTLFIVSLKNPMLFPKKQVRKKGDPKVLEKVRLAINRDKIYRVPSLTLDKFSKELGFPSYLVSRSIKAEYEKSFSEFINHLRIQEVIDKLPEREEGHHKIEGLAYSVGFNTPSTFYAAFKKVTGMSPTEYEEQLLGMDNLVSHA; from the coding sequence ATGGATCTTTTGTTGATACTCTCATTTTTGTCCGGAATTGCTATTCCAGGGGGATTGCTGTTAGCCATTTATTTTTACTATGTCAGAAAAGAAAATAAATTGAAACAAACCTTGTTGGCCCTCCTATTTGTGTCATTGGCGGTACGTTGTTCCAAGTCATTTTTCTGTTTTTCACTGAACCTTCCAGAATTGGGGATGGCTATCAGTTATCTAGGACTGGCTTGTATTGGCCCATTAACCTGGCTTTATGTCAAGAATGCCCAAAAAATGGACCTTAACAGTTTACATGTGCGCGAATACCTTCATTTTCTTCCCGCAGTATTTGGCTTTATGGCAATTACGGTACTGGGAAAGGACTTTGCTGTGGAACTTTATATGTATACGACCTATCTTATGTCCATATACCTATTGGTTTCTTGGGCTCTTCTACTCAAGGGCGGACAGGGTATGGAAAATGTCTTGGTGAGATGGAACATGGTATTGTTGACAACGGTAACTCTTTTTTGTTCGATTTACCTTTTCCAATATTATACTAATGAGCTTTTGAACTATACCATTGCTTCCGGTTTATCCTCTCTTTTATTTTATACCTTATTTATTGTGTCCTTGAAAAACCCCATGCTATTTCCCAAAAAACAGGTTCGCAAAAAAGGAGATCCCAAGGTATTGGAAAAAGTAAGATTAGCCATTAATAGAGATAAAATATACCGCGTGCCTTCGCTCACATTAGACAAATTTTCCAAGGAATTGGGATTCCCCTCTTATTTGGTTTCCCGATCTATAAAGGCGGAATATGAAAAATCCTTTTCAGAATTCATCAATCATTTGCGCATACAAGAGGTTATAGACAAGCTACCGGAGCGCGAAGAGGGACATCATAAAATTGAAGGCCTTGCTTATTCCGTTGGCTTTAATACTCCTTCAACTTTTTATGCCGCATTTAAAAAAGTTACCGGTATGAGCCCTACCGAATATGAGGAACAGTTATTGGGCATGGACAACCTGGTTTCCCATGCTTAA
- a CDS encoding GyrI-like domain-containing protein has translation MKKHEWRKQERSLYLPKKGPELIDVPSQVFLTISDKGSPKDPKFAHAVKALYSISYAIKMTLKKSDDRPADYYDYTVYPLEGIWSHMNMTNTCSAGGRYKDNLVYELMIRQPGFITQQRFMSLLTDLVQRNDNEYLSKVGYQVIRDGKSVQMMHVGPFERETETLEQMEIYASNHQLKRVTDSHREIYLTDFNKTAPENLKTVLRFSVEEDL, from the coding sequence ATGAAGAAACATGAATGGCGGAAACAGGAGCGATCGCTCTACCTACCGAAAAAAGGACCGGAACTGATTGATGTTCCATCACAAGTCTTCCTGACGATAAGCGATAAAGGAAGTCCAAAAGATCCAAAATTCGCCCATGCGGTAAAAGCACTTTATTCCATTTCATATGCTATTAAAATGACCCTTAAGAAATCCGATGACCGACCAGCAGATTATTATGATTACACGGTTTATCCCCTCGAGGGTATTTGGAGCCATATGAATATGACCAATACGTGTTCGGCAGGTGGCCGGTATAAGGATAATTTAGTTTATGAGCTTATGATTCGACAACCTGGATTTATAACACAACAGCGTTTTATGTCCTTGTTGACCGATTTGGTTCAGCGTAATGACAATGAATATCTGAGTAAGGTCGGATACCAGGTCATACGTGACGGCAAGTCGGTACAGATGATGCATGTAGGGCCTTTTGAAAGGGAAACAGAAACGTTGGAACAAATGGAAATCTACGCCTCGAACCATCAATTGAAAAGGGTTACGGATAGCCATCGGGAAATTTATCTGACGGATTTTAATAAAACAGCACCTGAAAACTTGAAGACTGTGCTACGGTTTTCCGTTGAGGAAGACTTGTGA